The proteins below are encoded in one region of Bacillota bacterium:
- a CDS encoding Hsp20/alpha crystallin family protein, producing the protein MADFWRGIGELLNLMLELEREGKTEFTRSGSWLGHDPDRKVRGDWQMRFHFLAPQRAESTSPGRSAIPPRRRAEPEDLAVDVFDEGAEIYVIAVLPGISEDEIGIRVNGRHLVLQGGRGDWSYYKEVSLPAAVDGARVQTKLRHGVLEVRLPKLEERGIE; encoded by the coding sequence TTGGCTGATTTTTGGCGGGGGATCGGAGAGCTCTTGAATTTGATGCTGGAATTAGAGCGAGAAGGTAAGACCGAATTTACCCGGTCCGGGTCCTGGCTGGGGCATGATCCGGACAGGAAGGTCCGGGGGGACTGGCAGATGCGTTTTCATTTTCTGGCTCCGCAAAGGGCGGAGAGCACCTCCCCGGGGAGGAGTGCCATCCCGCCCCGAAGAAGGGCCGAGCCAGAAGATCTTGCAGTGGACGTTTTCGACGAAGGGGCAGAAATTTATGTCATTGCGGTTCTGCCCGGCATTTCGGAGGATGAGATCGGGATCCGGGTTAACGGGAGGCATCTGGTTCTCCAGGGGGGGCGCGGGGATTGGAGCTATTACAAAGAGGTTTCCCTGCCTGCAGCTGTCGATGGAGCGCGGGTGCAGACGAAGCTGCGGCATGGGGTTCTGGAGGTCAGGCTTCCCAAGCTGGAAGAACGAGGAATCGAATAG